Proteins encoded by one window of Hyphomicrobiales bacterium:
- the aroB gene encoding 3-dehydroquinate synthase yields the protein MSLDDAVTQATKAEITIDLGPRSYPILIGAGLLAEAGRLIATHAPARRAMVITDETVCRLHGGALEKSLAAAGLPASVITIAPGEASKSFAETERVSRAVLGAGIERGDLVVAFGGGVVGDLAGFVAGIVRRGIRVVQIPTTLLAQVDSSVGGKTGINTAEGKNLIGLFHQPSLVVADIDLLNTLAPRQLRAGYAEVVKYGLIGDAPFFEWLEGHVDALLAGDGALRVEAVRVSCAAKAAIVAADEREHGGRALLNLGHTFGHALEAATGYSDRMIHGEGVAIGMCLAFALSAELGFCKPAVATRVSAHLARAGLPTHISDIPAALPDAAGLIGLMQQDKKMSAGRPIFILARGIGRAFICGDVPVDRLQAFLETKLKRP from the coding sequence ATGAGCCTTGATGATGCCGTGACGCAAGCGACCAAGGCCGAGATCACCATCGATCTCGGCCCGCGCAGCTATCCGATCCTGATCGGAGCCGGGTTGCTGGCCGAGGCCGGCCGCCTGATCGCAACCCATGCGCCGGCGCGGCGCGCAATGGTGATCACCGACGAGACGGTGTGTCGGCTGCACGGCGGGGCGCTCGAAAAATCCCTTGCCGCAGCCGGCCTGCCCGCGAGCGTGATCACGATTGCCCCCGGCGAGGCCTCGAAAAGCTTCGCCGAGACCGAGCGCGTGAGCCGGGCCGTGCTTGGGGCCGGAATCGAGCGTGGCGATCTGGTCGTCGCCTTCGGCGGCGGTGTCGTCGGGGATCTGGCCGGCTTCGTCGCCGGCATCGTTCGCCGCGGCATTCGCGTCGTGCAAATTCCGACGACCCTGCTGGCCCAGGTCGATTCCTCGGTCGGCGGCAAGACCGGCATCAACACCGCCGAAGGCAAAAACCTCATCGGACTGTTCCATCAGCCGAGCCTCGTCGTCGCCGACATCGACCTGCTCAATACCCTGGCTCCCCGGCAGCTTCGCGCCGGCTACGCGGAAGTGGTCAAATACGGGCTCATCGGCGATGCGCCCTTCTTCGAATGGCTGGAGGGTCATGTCGACGCGCTTCTCGCCGGCGACGGCGCGCTGCGGGTCGAGGCGGTGCGGGTAAGTTGCGCCGCCAAGGCGGCGATCGTCGCCGCCGACGAGCGCGAGCACGGAGGCCGCGCGCTGCTTAATCTCGGCCACACATTCGGCCATGCGCTGGAGGCGGCGACCGGATATTCGGACCGGATGATTCACGGCGAGGGGGTCGCCATCGGCATGTGCCTGGCCTTCGCGCTGTCGGCGGAGCTGGGTTTCTGCAAACCGGCAGTTGCGACCCGCGTCAGCGCTCACCTTGCGCGCGCCGGCCTGCCGACCCATATCAGCGATATCCCAGCGGCGCTTCCCGACGCCGCCGGCCTCATCGGCCTGATGCAACAGGACAAGAAAATGAGCGCCGGCCGCCCGATCTTCATTCTGGCCCGCGGCATCGGCCGCGCCTTTATCTGCGGCGATGTCCCCGTTGACCGGCTGCAGGCGTTCCTGGAAACCAAATTGAAACGACCATGA